In a single window of the Thiohalospira halophila DSM 15071 genome:
- a CDS encoding helix-turn-helix domain-containing protein, translating into MSDYQKAKTRVEVSPGDSVRILRELQEMSQNDLAAATGIPQSTISAIENDRVRLGVERAKVLARALHCHPAVLVFPGWEVDGDSAA; encoded by the coding sequence ATGAGTGACTACCAGAAGGCGAAGACCCGGGTCGAAGTTTCCCCCGGCGACTCCGTCCGGATCCTCCGTGAGTTGCAGGAGATGAGCCAGAACGACCTCGCCGCCGCCACCGGGATCCCGCAGTCGACCATCTCCGCCATCGAGAATGATCGGGTACGCCTCGGCGTTGAGCGCGCCAAGGTGCTGGCCCGCGCTCTGCACTGCCACCCGGCGGTGCTCGTCTTCCCTGGGTGGGAGGTGGATGGCGACTCCGCCGCCTGA
- the recR gene encoding recombination mediator RecR yields MAASPLISGLMEALRTLPGVGPKSAQRMAYHLLERDREGARNLAGALTAAVDKVGHCQRCRTLSETELCTLCADTGRDRSLLCVVESPADVEAMEQYTDYRGLYFVLGGHLSPLDGIGPEAIGLDRLEALLDEGEVAEVVLATNPTVEGEATAHYIGELVRPRGITITRIAYGVPLGGELEYVNGDTLSHAFSGRREV; encoded by the coding sequence ATGGCGGCCAGCCCCCTCATCAGCGGCCTGATGGAGGCCCTGCGGACCTTGCCCGGCGTGGGGCCGAAGTCGGCCCAGCGCATGGCCTACCACCTGCTGGAGCGTGATCGCGAGGGTGCGCGCAACCTGGCCGGGGCGCTGACGGCGGCAGTGGACAAGGTCGGCCACTGCCAGCGCTGCCGGACGCTCTCCGAGACCGAGCTGTGCACCCTCTGCGCCGATACCGGCCGGGACCGCAGCCTGCTCTGCGTGGTGGAGTCGCCGGCGGACGTGGAGGCCATGGAGCAGTACACCGACTACCGGGGGCTCTACTTCGTCCTCGGCGGCCACCTCTCGCCCCTGGACGGCATCGGCCCGGAGGCCATCGGCCTGGACCGGCTGGAGGCGCTACTGGATGAGGGCGAGGTGGCCGAGGTGGTCCTCGCCACCAATCCCACGGTGGAGGGGGAGGCCACTGCCCACTACATCGGCGAGCTGGTCCGCCCGCGCGGGATCACCATCACCCGGATCGCCTACGGTGTCCCCCTGGGCGGGGAGCTGGAGTACGTCAACGGCGACACCCTCTCTCACGCCTTCAGCGGGCGGCGGGAGGTCTAG
- a CDS encoding HDOD domain-containing protein — protein sequence MSEADTLRMTIARADIEQFPVLDRAADELDRLFERDDDHLDQGALANTILRDPGLTLHLLVKVNGIPHRHLGSPVGAVQHATMMLGLDRMRRLHQGRPRLSDVATPQAHSRLLESYSRAHHAAVQSAGWAGRRADMNPGEVYVAALLHRLGWFYLWLNKPERAAAVATALSATPDRPPEEIEAEQLGYRVTALTRDLLTRWGLPPFLAESVDPDREADRRIRGIRVADRLAFSVDWNWYDTPISALLWEVAEFLQIPYSRAASIVHGDAALAARAWRTYGVVPDAAMLLDTGHPRVVAPPQESDPLLEDHGLSSTSYADAASAVSRGPDPDELDAAARRFLDGGKEEQEADESIDLAESEAEKGPIFFDDQTEPEAGTAGQHEAVERLFESIDGSHTLPDAMHLVLEGLHHHVGLERVVFAMLNPDRSALRARATLGGHGTEELARESLAMEPPHLFSKLMEEPRALWCNPDNAEELAPYLPQALAGKLDTKNFMAMSVFVHDRPVGLFYGDCAGQDCRLDVEQYTLFRQLCDRAALAMTELSAHSKEPG from the coding sequence ATGAGTGAGGCGGATACACTGCGGATGACCATCGCCCGGGCGGACATCGAGCAGTTCCCGGTGCTCGACCGCGCTGCCGACGAGCTGGATCGCCTCTTCGAACGGGATGACGACCATCTCGACCAGGGGGCGCTGGCGAATACCATCCTGCGCGACCCCGGCCTCACCCTCCATCTTCTCGTCAAGGTCAACGGGATCCCTCATCGCCACCTGGGCAGCCCCGTGGGCGCCGTCCAGCACGCCACCATGATGCTGGGGCTAGACCGCATGCGACGTCTGCACCAGGGGCGGCCGCGCCTGAGTGATGTCGCCACGCCCCAGGCCCATTCACGGCTGCTGGAGAGCTACAGCCGCGCCCACCATGCCGCCGTCCAGAGCGCCGGGTGGGCCGGCCGGCGGGCCGACATGAACCCCGGCGAGGTCTACGTCGCCGCCCTCCTCCACCGGCTGGGCTGGTTCTACCTCTGGCTGAACAAGCCGGAGCGCGCGGCAGCCGTCGCCACGGCCCTCTCCGCGACCCCCGACCGCCCGCCGGAGGAGATCGAGGCCGAGCAGCTCGGCTACCGCGTAACGGCGCTGACCCGGGACCTCCTGACCCGATGGGGATTGCCACCCTTCCTGGCCGAGAGTGTCGATCCCGACCGGGAAGCCGATCGGCGGATCCGCGGGATCCGGGTCGCCGACCGCCTGGCCTTCTCGGTGGACTGGAACTGGTACGACACCCCGATCTCGGCGCTGCTGTGGGAGGTCGCCGAGTTCCTCCAGATCCCCTACAGCCGGGCCGCCTCCATCGTCCACGGCGATGCCGCCCTGGCTGCGCGCGCCTGGCGCACCTACGGCGTCGTCCCGGACGCCGCCATGCTCCTGGATACCGGCCACCCGCGTGTGGTGGCGCCACCGCAGGAATCGGACCCGCTGCTGGAGGACCACGGTCTCAGCTCCACCAGCTACGCGGATGCTGCCTCCGCCGTCAGTCGCGGTCCGGATCCCGATGAGCTGGACGCCGCTGCCCGCCGCTTTCTGGATGGCGGAAAGGAGGAGCAGGAGGCGGACGAAAGTATCGATCTGGCGGAGAGCGAGGCCGAAAAGGGCCCGATCTTCTTCGATGACCAGACCGAACCGGAGGCCGGGACGGCAGGCCAGCACGAGGCCGTGGAACGGCTTTTCGAATCCATCGACGGCAGCCACACCCTGCCCGATGCCATGCACCTGGTCCTGGAGGGGCTCCACCACCACGTGGGGCTGGAGCGAGTGGTCTTCGCCATGCTCAACCCCGACCGCAGCGCCCTGCGTGCCCGCGCCACCCTGGGGGGACACGGCACCGAGGAGCTGGCCCGGGAATCCCTGGCCATGGAGCCGCCCCACCTGTTCAGCAAGCTCATGGAGGAGCCCCGGGCGCTCTGGTGCAACCCGGACAACGCCGAAGAGCTGGCCCCCTACCTGCCGCAGGCGCTGGCGGGCAAGCTGGATACGAAGAACTTCATGGCGATGTCGGTCTTCGTCCACGACCGGCCGGTGGGGCTCTTCTACGGCGATTGTGCCGGCCAGGACTGCCGCCTGGATGTGGAGCAGTACACCCTCTTCCGCCAGCTCTGCGACCGGGCCGCACTGGCCATGACCGAACTCTCCGCCCACTCGAAGGAGCCGGGCTAG
- a CDS encoding YbaB/EbfC family nucleoid-associated protein: MKGGIGNMMKQAQQMQEQMQKAQEELAEMEVTGEAGGGMVKVTMTGRHDVKRVNIDDSLMGDDREMLEDLVAAAVNDAVRHVEETSQEKMSGLTEGLNLPAGMKLPF; encoded by the coding sequence ATGAAAGGCGGTATCGGCAACATGATGAAGCAGGCCCAGCAGATGCAGGAGCAGATGCAGAAGGCCCAGGAAGAGCTCGCCGAGATGGAAGTCACCGGCGAGGCCGGCGGCGGCATGGTGAAGGTGACCATGACCGGCCGCCACGACGTGAAGCGCGTGAACATCGACGACAGCCTCATGGGCGACGACCGCGAGATGCTCGAGGACCTGGTGGCCGCGGCGGTGAACGACGCCGTGCGCCACGTGGAGGAGACCAGCCAGGAGAAGATGTCCGGCCTCACCGAGGGGCTGAATCTCCCCGCCGGCATGAAGCTCCCCTTCTGA
- a CDS encoding diiron oxygenase, with translation MTEPSADTSALADQLSRNSTPYSDPLARVDWEQLSLDTFWLPERALSLYGLPGYERLTEGQRRSLSHFEFLNAVEAGLWLEGIFMRRIAASVHRDDGDTGDLLYHLHELREEAGHSLMFVELYQRSGLPRPPTAFPRLRLGNLVGRVAPFDSAAFWVAVLIGEEVPDRLNRAIHKHRSEVDPAAHAIARLHTLDEARHIAHAKDRLEQRLGRLPAWRRRVLNLPVQRVFRQFVRALYLPEPGLYELAGLEQGRKWARAAASNPHRTAFIDECVRTTLSTLRSHGFRLDWRR, from the coding sequence ATGACCGAACCATCGGCAGACACCTCCGCCCTCGCCGATCAGTTGAGCCGCAACTCGACTCCCTATTCCGATCCCCTCGCCCGGGTCGACTGGGAGCAGCTGTCGCTGGACACCTTCTGGCTGCCGGAGCGGGCGCTTTCGCTCTACGGCCTGCCGGGCTACGAGCGCCTCACCGAGGGGCAGCGGCGCTCCCTCTCCCACTTCGAATTCCTCAACGCGGTGGAGGCCGGCCTCTGGCTGGAGGGGATCTTTATGCGCCGGATCGCCGCCTCGGTCCACCGGGACGACGGCGATACCGGCGACCTCCTCTACCACCTTCACGAGCTGCGCGAGGAGGCCGGCCACAGCCTGATGTTCGTGGAGCTGTATCAGCGCAGCGGCCTGCCCCGGCCGCCCACCGCCTTCCCCCGCCTGCGCCTGGGCAATCTCGTGGGCCGCGTGGCGCCCTTCGATTCCGCCGCCTTCTGGGTGGCGGTGCTCATCGGCGAGGAGGTCCCCGATCGGCTCAACCGGGCCATCCACAAGCACCGCAGCGAGGTGGACCCCGCCGCCCACGCCATCGCCCGCCTCCATACGCTGGACGAGGCGCGCCACATCGCCCACGCCAAGGACCGGCTGGAACAGCGGCTGGGCCGGCTCCCGGCATGGCGTCGGCGGGTGCTGAACCTGCCGGTGCAGCGCGTCTTCCGCCAGTTCGTGCGCGCCCTCTACCTGCCCGAGCCCGGCCTCTACGAGCTGGCCGGGCTGGAACAAGGCAGAAAGTGGGCCCGGGCCGCGGCCAGCAACCCCCACCGCACCGCCTTCATCGACGAGTGCGTGCGCACCACCCTCTCCACCCTGCGCAGCCACGGCTTCCGCCTGGACTGGCGCCGCTGA
- the motA gene encoding flagellar motor stator protein MotA, protein MKLIIGLITVTASIIVGYLMAQGKLSVLFQPAEFVIIGGAAIGAFVVANPGHVIKRVASGLPLLLKGSPYNKAAYMELLALMYELFTRARKEGLMALEPHVEDPENSDLFAKYPTVHKNEQVREFIADYLRMIVGGNMNAFEMENLMDVELEAHEKEATKPGQAVTTMGDGLPGFGIVAAVLGVIITMGYIDAGPEMLGHKIAAALVGTFLGILLAYGYVGPIGHALTEQAEEEGQFLQCAKMCILSTLNGYGPQVAVEFGRKAIAHTHRPGFVELEEHLRGEGG, encoded by the coding sequence ATGAAGCTCATCATCGGACTCATTACCGTAACGGCGAGCATCATCGTCGGTTACCTGATGGCCCAGGGCAAGCTCTCGGTACTTTTCCAGCCGGCGGAGTTCGTCATCATCGGCGGTGCTGCCATCGGTGCCTTCGTGGTGGCCAATCCGGGCCACGTCATCAAGCGGGTGGCCAGCGGGCTCCCGTTGCTGCTCAAGGGGTCGCCGTATAACAAGGCCGCCTACATGGAGCTACTGGCGCTCATGTACGAGCTATTCACCCGGGCGCGCAAGGAGGGGCTCATGGCGCTGGAGCCCCACGTGGAGGATCCCGAGAACAGCGACCTCTTCGCCAAGTATCCGACCGTCCACAAGAACGAGCAGGTTCGGGAGTTCATCGCCGACTATCTGCGCATGATCGTCGGGGGCAACATGAATGCCTTCGAGATGGAGAACCTCATGGACGTGGAGCTGGAGGCCCATGAAAAGGAGGCTACCAAGCCCGGTCAGGCGGTGACGACCATGGGGGACGGCCTTCCCGGTTTCGGCATCGTGGCGGCGGTGCTCGGCGTCATCATCACCATGGGCTATATCGATGCCGGCCCGGAGATGCTCGGCCACAAGATCGCGGCGGCGCTGGTGGGGACTTTCCTGGGTATCCTGCTCGCTTACGGCTACGTCGGCCCCATCGGCCACGCTCTCACGGAACAGGCGGAGGAGGAGGGGCAGTTCCTCCAGTGCGCCAAGATGTGCATCCTCTCCACTCTCAATGGCTACGGACCCCAGGTGGCCGTGGAGTTCGGCCGCAAGGCCATCGCCCATA
- a CDS encoding RES family NAD+ phosphorylase: MSTVPAYRMVKRRWRSVAFDGTGARLYGGRWNSRGRAATYAAGSEALAILEILVHLDRTSVLPSYTVFELALPQDEVEWLPHEPLPSNWQDSPAPRETAVIGDDWLARGEALALALPSVVVPSERAFLLNPFHPVYGEVVAEAVERETSLDHRLLSPSPGGTA, from the coding sequence GTGAGCACCGTACCGGCCTATCGGATGGTCAAGCGCCGGTGGCGGTCGGTGGCCTTCGACGGGACCGGCGCCCGGCTCTACGGCGGACGCTGGAACAGTCGGGGTAGGGCGGCGACCTATGCGGCAGGCTCCGAGGCGCTGGCCATCCTGGAAATCCTGGTCCACCTGGATCGGACCTCGGTGCTGCCGAGTTACACGGTGTTCGAGCTGGCATTGCCGCAGGACGAGGTGGAATGGCTGCCGCATGAGCCGCTGCCGTCGAACTGGCAGGACAGCCCGGCTCCGCGGGAGACGGCCGTGATCGGGGACGACTGGCTGGCACGCGGGGAGGCGTTGGCGTTGGCCCTTCCCAGCGTGGTCGTGCCCAGTGAGCGAGCCTTCCTGCTCAACCCGTTCCATCCGGTTTATGGCGAGGTCGTCGCCGAAGCCGTGGAGCGGGAGACGAGCCTGGACCACCGGCTTCTGAGCCCGTCGCCTGGCGGCACGGCCTGA
- the parS gene encoding type II RES/Xre toxin-antitoxin system antitoxin: protein MTGSTSLWEELGIPPRGPALHQALHEGLPYATFQSLAEAADLDRAALRRAVAISPATLSRRARQGRFSAEESDRLFRFAQLYEAAVGLFEGDAEAAIHWIRQPVRGLGGERPIDMLTTSAESQAVLDLIGQLEHGVIA, encoded by the coding sequence ATGACTGGATCGACTTCCCTCTGGGAGGAGCTGGGGATCCCGCCCCGGGGACCGGCGTTGCACCAGGCGCTGCACGAAGGCTTGCCCTACGCGACCTTCCAGTCGCTGGCGGAGGCCGCGGATCTGGATCGTGCGGCCCTGCGCAGGGCGGTGGCGATTTCGCCGGCGACCCTGAGCCGCCGTGCCCGGCAGGGCCGTTTCAGCGCGGAGGAGAGCGACCGCCTGTTCCGCTTCGCCCAGCTCTATGAGGCCGCCGTGGGTCTGTTCGAGGGGGATGCGGAGGCGGCCATTCACTGGATCCGTCAGCCAGTTCGCGGGCTGGGTGGGGAGCGTCCCATCGACATGCTCACCACTTCGGCGGAGAGCCAGGCGGTTCTGGATCTCATCGGCCAACTGGAGCACGGGGTCATTGCGTGA
- the dnaX gene encoding DNA polymerase III subunit gamma/tau, translating into MSYQVLARKWRPRSFPELVGQENVVRALTNALDRDRVHHALLLTGTRGVGKTTIARILAKSLNCDEGVSASPCGVCESCRAIDEGRFPDLLEVDAASRTKVDDTRELLDNVQYAPARGRYKVYLVDEVHMLSTHSFNALLKTLEEPPPHVKFLLATTDPQKLPVTVLSRCLRFNLKPLPARELADYLSTILEAEGLPAERGAVAAIARAAEGSVRDALSLLDQAIAFSDGLREDEVAAMLGTVGRERVAALLERIHAGDAPGTLAAVAEMTAVIPDPSGLLTELVSYLHRLAVAQFAPEAVDDGLGEDARLRELAASLEPEAIQLYYQIALHGRRDLPLAPDPRGGLEMTLLRMIAFRPDDATAAPASGSGGAAVGSPAPAMPAAQGAVPSGEGAPSGEAVAPAAEAPASEPAPSEPSAGEPNPAQPPSDEARGRLRALLDQGPEAPAGEQPAPEPESVPEPEPESAPEPAPMETSAPAPEAPEPEPAMPPDSAPAPEAAEPPAAAPLFDEVGEASEPGSEPAPADAGSTEPPGLDTSALGSTPPPEEPSAPGAGAGDPDPETWRSWVAAMPTKGLTRELLRHTAWRGRNGNRVTLALEASRQPPDSDRYAERIAEALALYLGEKVKVELVPEEGPETPAALAERAEQEQAEAAREAIQTDPMVQQLCDTFDARVDPATIRPLDSGESAPDSDTTGTGG; encoded by the coding sequence GTGAGCTATCAGGTCCTGGCCCGAAAATGGCGTCCGCGCTCCTTCCCCGAACTGGTGGGACAGGAGAACGTCGTACGCGCGCTGACCAACGCCCTGGATCGCGACCGCGTCCACCACGCCCTGCTGCTCACGGGCACGCGCGGCGTCGGCAAGACCACCATCGCCCGGATCCTGGCCAAGTCCCTGAACTGCGACGAGGGCGTGAGCGCCTCGCCGTGCGGGGTCTGCGAGTCCTGCCGCGCCATCGACGAGGGGCGCTTCCCCGATCTGCTGGAGGTGGACGCCGCCTCCCGCACCAAGGTGGACGACACCCGGGAGCTGCTGGACAACGTCCAGTACGCGCCGGCCCGGGGGCGGTACAAGGTCTACCTGGTGGACGAGGTCCACATGCTCTCCACGCACAGCTTCAACGCCCTGTTGAAGACGCTGGAGGAGCCGCCGCCCCACGTGAAGTTCCTGCTGGCCACCACCGATCCCCAGAAGCTGCCGGTGACGGTCCTCTCCCGCTGCCTGCGCTTCAACCTCAAGCCGCTGCCGGCGCGGGAGCTGGCGGACTACCTGAGTACCATCCTGGAGGCCGAGGGGCTCCCCGCCGAACGCGGCGCGGTGGCCGCCATCGCCCGGGCGGCGGAGGGCAGCGTCCGCGACGCCCTGAGCCTGCTGGATCAGGCCATCGCCTTCAGCGACGGCCTGCGCGAGGACGAGGTGGCGGCCATGCTAGGCACCGTGGGCCGGGAGCGGGTGGCGGCACTGCTGGAGCGGATCCACGCCGGTGATGCCCCCGGGACCCTGGCCGCGGTGGCCGAGATGACCGCCGTGATCCCCGACCCCTCGGGTCTGCTCACGGAGCTGGTGAGCTACCTCCATCGGCTGGCAGTGGCGCAGTTCGCCCCGGAGGCGGTGGATGACGGCCTGGGTGAGGATGCGCGCCTGCGCGAGCTGGCGGCGAGCCTGGAGCCGGAGGCCATCCAGCTCTACTACCAGATTGCCCTCCACGGCCGGCGCGACCTGCCCCTGGCCCCGGATCCCCGGGGCGGGCTGGAGATGACGCTGCTGCGGATGATCGCCTTCCGCCCCGATGATGCCACCGCCGCCCCCGCGTCGGGCTCCGGCGGGGCGGCGGTCGGGAGTCCGGCCCCTGCAATGCCGGCCGCCCAGGGGGCCGTTCCGTCGGGCGAGGGTGCCCCGAGTGGCGAGGCCGTAGCGCCCGCTGCTGAGGCCCCGGCCAGTGAACCGGCCCCCAGCGAGCCGAGTGCCGGCGAGCCGAATCCGGCCCAGCCCCCGAGCGACGAGGCGCGCGGTCGGCTCCGCGCCCTGCTGGATCAGGGTCCGGAGGCGCCGGCGGGCGAACAGCCGGCCCCTGAACCAGAATCAGTACCCGAGCCTGAGCCGGAGTCCGCACCGGAACCGGCGCCGATGGAGACGAGCGCGCCGGCCCCGGAGGCCCCCGAGCCGGAGCCGGCGATGCCACCGGACTCGGCTCCCGCGCCCGAAGCGGCCGAGCCGCCGGCAGCGGCACCGCTGTTCGACGAGGTCGGCGAGGCCAGCGAGCCCGGCTCGGAGCCCGCCCCGGCCGACGCGGGCAGTACCGAGCCCCCGGGGCTGGATACCTCCGCCCTGGGCAGTACGCCGCCGCCGGAGGAGCCCTCGGCACCCGGGGCCGGCGCCGGTGATCCGGATCCCGAGACCTGGCGTAGCTGGGTCGCCGCCATGCCGACCAAGGGGCTCACCCGGGAGCTGCTGCGCCACACCGCCTGGCGCGGGCGCAACGGCAACCGCGTCACCCTGGCCCTGGAGGCGTCGCGCCAGCCGCCGGACAGCGACCGCTACGCCGAGCGCATCGCCGAGGCGCTGGCCCTCTATCTGGGCGAGAAGGTCAAGGTGGAACTGGTTCCCGAGGAGGGGCCGGAAACGCCGGCGGCGCTGGCCGAGCGGGCCGAACAGGAACAGGCGGAGGCGGCGCGGGAGGCCATCCAGACCGATCCGATGGTCCAGCAACTCTGCGATACTTTCGATGCCCGGGTGGATCCCGCCACGATCCGCCCGCTGGACTCCGGGGAGAGCGCCCCGGACTCCGACACAACCGGAACAGGAGGGTAA
- a CDS encoding DUF945 family protein has translation MQKKKVILGAAAAAVVLAGAHYGGATLIGPKVEDRFRAEIQRLDTLDQRATIRISDYQAGRLTSTAEVMVRPAALASSAKGAKTKNADQGPLPGIRFDVTLEHGPLLARLPLPFGAVGFEATAHPDEALRQALADEIAPAPETDTTLLTVSGRGGFTGTISGDFHSAPFSASVVEEELSLDWGGMTGSFSTDRDSLGLTADAPSGELQEGTGNRFRLTDLHLEAEGTTTDGPYLLGHQSLTAGSVEALAPEGEIGIEELMVTSHLDREEGGLRVGFETEATALRLRGRDLANPVDWKDVRLEAALAGVDANAYGELAQVVQDYPGQVPEAVLRGRVLPAVQTILAGRPHLTLEEARATNAEGTLEATGEASFSDGSRPDINRPRTLVEALDARLTLDAPAAAVKANLRRSLTSQGRSEELATRQAEMLVDALAADGYLKAEGEDRYRTEITFRGSQLLVNGQPALGLMGVLMQ, from the coding sequence ATGCAGAAGAAGAAGGTGATTCTCGGCGCCGCCGCTGCCGCGGTGGTGCTAGCGGGCGCTCACTACGGCGGCGCGACACTCATTGGTCCGAAGGTGGAGGATCGCTTCCGCGCCGAGATCCAGCGGCTGGACACCCTGGACCAGCGCGCCACCATCCGCATCTCGGACTATCAGGCCGGGCGGCTGACCTCCACCGCGGAGGTCATGGTCCGCCCCGCCGCGCTGGCATCCAGCGCGAAGGGCGCAAAGACCAAGAACGCGGACCAGGGGCCCCTCCCCGGCATCCGCTTCGACGTGACCCTGGAGCACGGCCCGCTCCTGGCCCGTCTGCCGCTACCCTTCGGCGCCGTGGGCTTCGAGGCCACCGCCCACCCCGACGAGGCGCTGCGCCAGGCCCTGGCCGACGAGATCGCACCGGCCCCCGAGACCGACACCACGCTGCTCACGGTCTCCGGCCGCGGCGGCTTCACCGGCACCATCTCCGGTGACTTCCACTCCGCCCCCTTCTCCGCCAGCGTCGTGGAGGAAGAACTCTCCCTGGACTGGGGCGGCATGACCGGCTCCTTCAGCACCGACCGGGACTCCCTCGGCCTGACCGCCGATGCCCCCAGCGGCGAGCTGCAGGAGGGCACCGGCAACCGCTTCCGGCTCACCGACCTCCACCTCGAGGCGGAGGGCACCACCACCGACGGCCCCTACCTCCTGGGCCACCAGTCCCTCACCGCCGGCTCCGTGGAGGCCCTCGCCCCCGAGGGCGAGATCGGCATCGAGGAGCTGATGGTCACCAGCCACCTGGACCGGGAGGAAGGCGGCCTGCGCGTGGGCTTCGAGACCGAGGCCACCGCCCTGCGGCTCCGGGGCCGGGACCTGGCCAACCCGGTGGACTGGAAGGACGTGCGGCTGGAGGCCGCCCTCGCGGGCGTGGATGCCAATGCCTACGGTGAGCTGGCACAGGTGGTCCAGGACTACCCGGGCCAGGTCCCCGAGGCGGTGCTGCGCGGCCGGGTGCTGCCGGCGGTCCAGACCATCCTTGCCGGCCGTCCCCACCTGACCCTGGAGGAGGCCCGCGCCACCAATGCCGAAGGCACGCTGGAGGCGACCGGCGAGGCCTCCTTTAGCGACGGGTCCCGCCCCGATATCAACCGACCGCGCACCCTGGTGGAGGCGCTGGACGCCCGGCTGACCCTGGATGCACCGGCCGCCGCAGTGAAGGCCAACCTGCGCCGGAGCCTGACCAGCCAGGGCCGCTCCGAGGAGCTGGCCACTCGCCAGGCGGAGATGCTGGTGGATGCCCTGGCCGCCGATGGCTACCTCAAGGCGGAGGGCGAAGACCGCTACCGGACCGAGATCACCTTCCGCGGCTCGCAGCTCCTGGTGAACGGCCAACCGGCGCTGGGACTCATGGGGGTCCTGATGCAGTAG